From a single Hippoglossus stenolepis isolate QCI-W04-F060 chromosome 2, HSTE1.2, whole genome shotgun sequence genomic region:
- the lrrtm1 gene encoding leucine-rich repeat transmembrane neuronal protein 1, whose amino-acid sequence MLMDFLLIGLYLKWPLKKPPGLILCSLGIFLRMVPLVEGVCPRLCRCDSKLLYCEGLNLTDIPRNLSSAMGLSMRENNLTELREGQLNGLSQLTWLYLDHNNIDIVEEAAFDRLRRVKELDLSSNRIESLPNGTFRPLPNLRILDLSYNRLQALEPDLFHGLRKLSNLHLRYNALKFVPVRIFQDCRSMQFLDLGYNQLQSLARNSFAGLFKLTELHLEHNELVKVNLAHFPRLISLRTLYMHNNHATIVVNTLDWTWPFLEKIDLSANEIEYIEPHVFESAPNLKVLMLDSNRLTSVDQRILDSWSSLDSITLAGNDWECSRNMCALASWLSAFRGQRDNSLLCSSPDTAQGEDVLDAVYAFQLCEVPPMEVTTAGLYTSTRDLAQGGSVFLGPFTQNPYEGEGSEVVTSSFTVTVGHDDLESTMQIHKVVTGTMALIFSFLIIVLMLYVAWKCFPAGIRQLRQCFSSQRRKQKQKQSMQQMAAISTPEYYVDYKPNHIEGALVIINEYGSCTCQQQPSRECEV is encoded by the coding sequence CACTGGGCATTTTTCTGAGAATGGTTCCCTTGGTGGAGGGGGTCTGTCCAAGGCTGTGCCGCTGCGACAGCAAGCTGCTGTACTGCGAGGGGCTCAACCTCACAGACATTCCCCGCAATCTGAGCAGTGCCATGGGCCTGTCCATGAGAGAGAACAACTTGACCGAGCTGCGTGAAGGCCAACTGAACGGTTTGTCACAGCTCACCTGGCTCTACTTAGATCACAACAACATTGACATTGTGGAGGAGGCTGCATTCGACAGGCTAAGACGTGTGAAGGAGTTAGACCTGAGCAGCAACCGGATTGAGAGTCTGCCAAATGGCACCTTTAGGCCCCTCCCAAACCTACGTATTCTGGACCTCTCATACAACAGGCTGCAGGCGCTAGAGCCCGACCTGTTCCACGGCCTTAGAAAGCTCAGCAATTTGCATTTACGCTACAATGCTCTAAAATTTGTGCCAGTGCGGATTTTTCAAGACTGCCGGAGCATGCAGTTTCTGGACTTGGGATACAACCAACTACAGAGTCTGGCTCGAAACTCCTTTGCTGGCCTCTTCAAGTTAACAGAGTTGCATCTTGAGCACAATGAGCTGGTTAAAGTCAACCTAGCCCACTTCCCTCGCCTCATCTCTTTACGTACTCTATACATGCACAACAATCATGCTACAATTGTTGTCAATACCCTGGACTGGACATGGCCTTTTTTAGAGAAGATTGACCTGTCTGCTAATGAAATCGAGTACATTGAGCCACATGTTTTTGAGAGTGCACCCAACCTCAAGGTTCTAATGCTGGACTCCAATCGTTTGACCTCTGTGGACCAGCGTATCCTGGATTCATGGTCATCTCTGGACAGCATTACCCTGGCAGGGAATGACTGGGAGTGCAGTCGCAACATGTGTGCCTTGGCCTCCTGGCTGAGTGCCTTCCGAGGCCAGCGTGACAattccctgctgtgttcaagCCCCGACACTGCACAGGGCGAGGATGTGTTGGATGCTGTCTATGCTTTTCAGCTATGTGAAGTTCCCCCAATGGAAGTAACTACAGCAGGCCTGTACACCTCTACAAGGGATCTGGCCCAGGGTGGCTCTGTGTTCCTGGGCCCATTTACTCAAAACCCATATGAGGGTGAGGGCAgtgaagtggtcaccagttcTTTCACTGTCACAGTGGGCCATGATGACCTGGAGAGCACCATGCAGATTCATAAGGTGGTGACTGGCACCATGGCActcatcttttcctttctcaTCATAGTGCTCATGCTGTATGTAGCATGGAAATGCTTTCCTGCCGGAATAAGACAACTGAGGCAGTGCTTCAGCAGTCAGCGTCGCAAGCAGAAGCAAAAGCAGAGCATGCAGCAGATGGCTGCAATTTCCACTCCGGAGTATTATGTTGACTATAAACCCAACCACATTGAGGGAGCTCTGGTGATCATCAATGAATATGGCTCTTGCACTTGCCAACAGCAACCTTCTCGGGAATGTGAGGTGTGA